The sequence below is a genomic window from Myxococcota bacterium.
GAGTTCCCCAGGCCCCGGAGCTTCTCGATCCCCAACGCGGCATCGAGTGAGCTGCGCTCGACGGCCAGTCGAGTCTTTGCCACGTGGGTCGGCGTCTGGGTGACGCCCGTCCGCCCGATCGAGCCCGGTTCGCGCTGCGGAGTCGGGAACGCGGGTGGATTCTCGATCGGATAGCGCGGCGACGTCGTCGGAGCGTTGCTGCCGTTGACGCTCGGTCCCAGCGTCGAAAACGAGATGCCGCTGCTCCCGCCGCCAACATCGAGCTCCAGCCCCAGCGCGAGGCCGTAGCCTCCGAGCGTCCGGTCCGGATCCCCGTCCGAGCACACTCCGTTGGGACTCCCGCACACGCTGAGCTCGTTGCCGAGGAAGCCCCCATCGCAGGAGCAATCGTCGCGGAACGGACCTCCGAACGGGTCCTCGTCCATGATGCAGTCCGGACCTTCGAAGCCGCACATCGCGCTCGGCCCGCTGTCGAGGATCTCCGGATCCTCGAGATAGGCGTCGGTGAGACAACCCAGATGGGGGTCGCCCGAGCAGTGACCGGCGCCGTGCGGCCAGACACAGGTGTTGCTGCCACCCGGGCCGCCCGTCGCGCCCAGGTTGCCGAGGCTGCAGCGCCCGGCCGGGACCACGGCCAGGTCACAGATCTGGCCCGGCGTGGCAGAGCAGTTGTAGCCGCCGCGATCGAAACAGCCTTCACCCGCGTCGCAGCTGCTGGCGTTCGAGTCGATCACGTTGTTGGGACCCGCCTGGAACACCCACTCGTACGCAAAGGTCTCGGCGGAGGCGGGTCCCGCGAGTCCGAGTGACAAGAGCAGCGCCGCGATACCGAGCGTGGCTCGCTGAGGCTTCATGGTCCGAGAGACTACGCCGCCGGTCCACGGCGTCCATGAGCAATTGTTGCGCCGACCGACGACCCACCGGGACGTGTCAGGTCCGTGCGCCGAGATTCCCCGCCCAGCGCTCGCGCCGGAACGACCAGGTGAGCCAGACGGCGCGAGTCACATGGTCGAACACGACCGTGCCCCAGACCCAGACCACGGGCAGGTGCAGCACGTTGGCGACCAGGAGGGCGAGCGGCACGCGAAAGATCCAGTTGCCGAAGATCGCCGACCAGAGCGGCGTCTTCGTGTCTCCCGCGCCGCGCAGCGCCCCCGAGAGCGTGAAGTGCAGGCTCAGGAACGGCTGCGCCACGCCGAGCCAGACCATGAACGGCTCGAGCGGCTCGATCACCGCCGGGTCGTGCGTGAAGAAGTGCGCGAAGCGGTCGCGCAAGAGGATGAACACGATGAACAGCGGCAGCGCGGCGATCAGCGACAGCCGCGCCGCGCGCCAGCCCGCGCGCGCGGCCACGCGCACGTCGCGCGCGCCCAGCGCCTGTCCCACCAGCGTCGACGCCGCGATCGAGATCCCCGTGGGCGCGATCCACGAGAAAGCCAGGATGCGCACGCCGATCGTGTAGGCCGCGATCGCCGGCGTGCCGTAGCTCGACAGCACGCGGTAGTAGATGAACAGCGCGAAGTTGATCAAGAGCCGCTCGCCCGCGGCCGGCCACGACACGCGCGCGGTCTCGGCGAGCAGCGCGCGCACGCCGCTGAAGTCGGCGCGCGTGATGCGCAGCGCCGGGCTCTCGGGCCGGCCGCGCCGGCGAGTCATGGCCAGGAACAGCGTGAGCCCCGCGGCCTGCGAGGCCAGCGTCGCGATGCCGGCGCCGGTGAGTCCGAGCTGCGGCAGGCCGAAGACGCCGAAGATCAGGAGCCCGTTCAGGCCGAGCTTCACGACGGTGACTCCCGCCGCGATCGAGAGCGGCAAGGCCGTGTTGCGCGAGGCACGGAAGCCGCTCTCCATGGTGAGCGCGAGCGCGAACAAGACACTCGAGCTCATGGTCAGCCGGAAGTACGGGACCGCGAGCTCGACCACCTGCGGCGCGGCGCCGAGCAGGTGCATGGCGTCGCGCGGGAACGCGAGCCCCGCAGTCGCGATCGCCACCGCCCCCACGAAGGCGAGCGAGAGCGAGGCCGCGAAGGCGTGGCGCGCGCGCGCGGGGTCACCCGCGCCGATCGCGCGCGCCATCAGCGCGACGCACGCCGCCGAGAGACCGAACAGCGCGCCCTGCGCGAGCTGGTAGTACTGCGACGTGTAGCCCGCGGCGGCGACGGCCTCGGTGCCGAGCCGCCCCAGCATGAACACGTCGACCGACGAGACGGTCGTGGCCAGGAGCTGAGACACGACGGCCGGCCAGGCCAGCCGCACGATGTCGCGATCGGCGCGCCGGCGCAGCTCTTCGCGCGTCGGCGCGCCCGCCTCCAGCGCGATCGCTTCGCTGGGCAACGCGGCCCCGAGCTCGGGCTCGTAGGGCGCCTCGAGCTCGGAGTCGGGCTGCGTCTCACTCACATGCGCAAGTTAGGAGAACTGAGCCTTTCGGTACATCGCCACGACGGCCGCGCCGCCCAGGCCGAGGTTGTGCTGCAGAGCGACCTTGGCGCCCGCCACCTGGCGCTTGTCGGCCTGGCCGCGCAGCTGCCAGGTGAGCTCGGAGCACTGCGCGAGACCCGTGGCGCCCAGCGGGTGGCCCTTCGAGATCAGTCCGCCCGAGGGATTCACCACCACCTTGCCGCCATACGTGTTCGCACCCGAGTCGACGAACTCACCGCCCTTGCCGACCGGGCACAGACCCAGGCCTTCGTAGGTGATCAGCTCGTTGCACGAGAAGCAGTCGTGGAGCTCCACGACGTCGACGTTCTCGGGGCCGAGGCCGGACTGCTGGTAGACCTTGCCGGCGGCCTTCTGGGTGAGGTCGAAGCCGACGAGCTTGATCATGCTCTTCTCGTCGAACGTGCTCGGCAGGTCGGTCGCCATGGCCATGCCCACGATCTCGACCGCCTTCGACTCGAGCTTGTGCTTCTTCACGAAGTCCTCGCTCGCGAGCACCGCGGCGGCGCCGCCGTCGGAAGTCGGGCAGCACTGCAGCTTGGTGAGCGGACCGTACACGGTCGGCGCCTCGAGGATCTGCGCCAGCGTGTACTCGTCCTGGAACTGCGAGTAGGGGTTGTTCACCGAGTGCTTGTGGTTCTTCCAGCCGATCTTGGCGAACTGCTCGGCGGTGGTGCCGTAGCGCTCCATGTGCTCGAGGCCCGCGTTGCCGAACATCTGCGGCGCGCCCGGCGCCTTGGCGAAGCCGCGCTCGGCGACCATGAGCTTGAAGTGCTTGTCCATCGGGGTGGTGCGGTCGGTGTATTTGATGCCGAGTGACCCCTTCTCCATCTTCTCGAAGCCCAGCGCCATGGCGCACTCGGCCAGGCCCCCCTCGATGAACTGCTTGGCCATGAACAGCGCGGTCGAGCCGGTCGAGCAGTTGTTGTTCACGTTGTAGATCGGGATGCCCGAGAGACCGAGCTCGTAGAACGCGCGCTCGCCGCAGGTCGAGTCACCGTAGCAGTAGCCCACGGCGGCCTGCTCGACCTCCGAGAACGGGATGCCCGCGTCGGCCAGCGCCTTCTGCCCCGCCTCGCGGCCCATGTCCGGGTAGTCCCATTCCTTCGAGCCCGGCTTCTCGAACTTGGTCATGCCGACGCCGACGACGAATACCTTGCGACCCATGATTCAGTGACTCCTCAAGCTCTGAGCGTGATTGCTGCGTTGGAGATGACGGGCGCGTTGCGCTCCTTGCACTTCGCGCTGATCAGGATCTGGTTGCCTTCGCGCCACAGCGAGGTCTCGATGGTCTCGCCGGGGAACAACACGCCGGCGAAGCGCGCCTGGTAGCGCGCGACCTTCGCGACATCGCCCCCGAGCATCTGGTCGACCGCCGCCTTGCACACGATCCCGAACGAGCACAGCCCGTGCAGGATCGGCTTGTCGAAGCCGCCGAGCTTGGCGAACGCGGGGTCGGCGTGCAGCGGGTTCTTGTCGCCCGACAGGCGGTAGAGCAGCGCCTGGTGACTCACGGTCGGTGACTCGACCACGGCGTCGGGCTTGCGCGTCGGCGCCTCGTTGCCCGCCTTGGGGCCAGCGTCGCCGCCGAAGCCGCCCTCGCCGCGCGCGAAGATCGAGAAGCGGTTGGTGAAGAGCGGCGCCCCGCCCTGCTCCTTGGTCTCGACCTCGACCACGACGAGCGCCGCCTTGCCCTTGTCGTAGATGCCGGCGATCCGGCCCTGTGACTCGATCTTGGCGCGCACCGGGATCGGGCGGTGGATCTCGATGTCCTGCTCGCCGTGCAGCACCAGCGCGAAGTTGATCTGGATGCCCGGCACGCCGGCCATGCCGCCGACCGCGCCGAACACGGGAATCACTCCGTAGCTCGGCAGGACCTTCAGCTCCTTCTCGTAGGTGTACGAGAGCTCCTTGGGGTCGGTCGCCTTGCCCGGGCCGCTGCCCGCACCGATGCCCAGGTGGTAGAGGATGACCTGGTCCTGGCCCCACTCACCCGTGCTCGGCGCCAGCTTGGCACCGCGCGCCTTCTCCAGATCGATCGGCATGGAAATGTCTCCTTTCGTTCCAGGCTCAGCCCATGAGGTCCTTGGCGATGACACGCATCTCGTCGCCAATGCTCTTGGGCACGATGTAGTTCTTCTCGTCCATGATCTGACCCAGGTGGTCGCGCACGTCCTCGAGCGTGACCGACTTGCCCTTGCCCGCGAACCAGCCGGGCGTGAGCCCGACGAACACGCGCGCGAAGCGCCCGCCGCCGACCGAGAACACCTCGTGCGACAGCTCGCAGGCCTCCGACACCAGGTAGCAGGCCAGCGGAGTCACCGTGGTCGGCTCCAGGTTCGACGCCATGGGGCCGAGCAGGTTCTCGGTGAGTCGCGTCTTGGCGATCGGCGCGATCACGTTCGACTTGATGTTGCTCTTCGCGCCTTCGACCGCGAGCACGTTCGACAGGCCCACCAGCCCCATCTTGGCCGCGCCGTAGTTGGTCTGACCGAAGTTGCCGAAGATGCCGGCCGCCGAGGCGGTGAACAGGAAGCGGCCGTAGTTCTGCTCCTTCATGGCGCGGAACGCGGGCTGACTCACGTAGAACGCGCCCTTCAGGTGCACGTCGAGCACGATCTCCAGGTCCGCGGGCTCGAGCTTGGCGAAGCTCTTGTCGCGCAGGATGCCGGCGTTGTTGATCACGATGTCGACGCGGCCGAACTTGTCGAGCGCGGTCTGGATGATGCCCTCGCCGCCCTGCGGGGTGGCGACCGAGTCGTAGTTCGCGACCGCCTGGCCGCCCGCGGCCTTGATCTCGTCGACGGTCTGGTCGGCCATCGAGTGACTCTTGCCGCTGCCGTCGGCCGCGCCGCCCAGGTCGTTCGCGACCACGTGCGCGCCGCGGCGCGCCAGCTCGAGCGCGTAGGTCTTGCCCAGGCCGCCGCCTGCTCCGGTGATGACGGCCACTCGGCCGTCGAAACGAATGTCGCTCACGATCGTCTCTCCTTTCCCTTGGCGCCGCCGAGTGACTCGGAAACGAGGCGTTTCCAGAGCTCGAACAACCGGCGCCGTTCGGTGTCGTCGTCGCGCAGGATCCGCTGCAGGGCCATCCCGCGCATCATGTGGAAGGTCAGCTCGAGCAGCGCGCCGAAGTCGCGCGAGTCACTGCCCGCGAGCTCGCCGAACAGGCGCGACATGGCGCGGCCCACCTGGCGCTCGAAGCGCACCAGGTTGTCGCGCAGCGCGGCGTCGGTGCGCGACGCCACCCACAGCTCGAGCGCGGCCGCGAACAAGGGGCCGGAGAAGCTGGCCCAGATGGCGTCGAGCGCGGTCGCCAGCCGCAGCTCGGGCGGACCCTCGCGGGGCACGTCGGCCAGGAGCTCCGCGGCGCGGCGCTTGGCCAGGTGCGCGACCGCGGCGATCACGAGGTCGGCCTTGGTCGGGTAGTGGTGGAGCTGCGCGCCGCGCGAGAGGCCGGCGCGCGCGCACACGGCGGTGGTCGAGGTGGCCGCGTAGCCGACCTCGACCAGCGACTCGAGCGTGGCGTCGAGCAGGCGCTGGCGCGTCGACGCGCTGCGCTCTTCCTGGGTGCGCCGTTCGGGACGGCGCACCTGTGCTGCCGGGGAGGGGGGTGCCACTGCGGGCCGCAGCTTAGGGGGTCAGAAACAAACAGTCAAACCTGCATGTTTCTGAGCCGGCGGCAGGCCAGGTCGAGGTCGGCGTCGGTCTTGCCGAAGCAGAAGCGGCCCACGCGCTCGCCCGCCTCGCCGCGCCAGAACGCCGTGCCGGGCACGCAGGCCACGCCGGCGCGCTCGAGCAGTGCCATCGCGCGCGCGTCGCCGTCGGCGCCGGGCAGGCGCGACAGGTCCGCGAGCGCGAAGTAGGAGCCGCCGGGCACGTTCGGAGTGAGTCCCGCGTCGGCCAGCGCCGCGCACAGCTGGTCGCGCTTGCGCTGGTACTCGACGCCGATCGCCGCGTAGTACTCGGGGTCGAGCTTGCCGAGCCCCACTGCGCAGCCGCGCTGCAGCGGCGCCGGCGCGCACACGTAGACCAGGTCGTGCAGGTGCGCGAACGCCTCGCACAGCGCGCGGGGCGCAGCCAGCCAGCCGATGCGCCAGCCGGTGATCGCGAAGGTCTTGGACAGCGCGTTCATGGTGATCGTGCGCTCGCGCAGCCCGGGCAGGCTGGCGGGACTCACATGGCGCCGGCCGTCGAACACGAAGTGCTCGTAGACCTCGTCCGTGAACAGCCACAGGTCGCGCGCGCGCGCGAGCTCGCCCACGGCCAGAAGCTCGGCGCGCGTCCACACGCGGCCCGAGGGGTTGCCGGGCGTGTTGATCACCAGCGCGCGCGTGCGCGGAGTGAGTCGTGACTCGAGCGCGGCCAGGTCGAGCGCGTAGTCGGGCTCGGCCAGCGGCACGTACACGGGCGCGACGCCGAGCGCCTCGAGCGTGTTGCGGTGGTAGCCGTAGTAGGGCTCGAACAGCACCACCTCGTCGCCCGGCTCGAGCAGCGCCTGCGCGGCGACGTAGAAGGCGCCGGTCGCGCCGCTCGTGACCACGATCTCGCCCTCGGGGTCGTAGTCGAGCCCGTCGTCGCGGCGCATCTTCTGGGCGAGCGCCGCGCGCAGCTCGGGAATGCCGTCGGAGCGGGTGTAGGTGTTGGCGCCGGCCTCGATGGCCTCCTGCGCGGCGCGGCGCACGATCTCGGGCACCGGCGTGTCGCACACGCCCTGCGCCAGGTTCACGCCGCCGGCGCGCGCGCAGGCCACGGTCATGCTGCGGATCGGCGACGTGCGCGCGCGGGGCTTGGGCTCGCGCGGCATCAGCGCCCCGTTTGGTCCGGGCGGCGGCGCGTGGTATACAGGACCCGCGGACCTAACACTGTTATAGCGTCTCGCACCGTTATAGGACTTGCACGCCGTTCCATGGAACCCCAGCTCCAGCCCGCGGCCCTGCGCCGCAACCGCCAGCGCGAGGAAGCCCGCCGGGCCATCCTCGACGCGACCGAAGCGATCCTGCTCGAGGACGGCGAGGAGCTCTTGTCGATCCGCAAGCTCGCGCTGCGCTGCGGCTATACGGCGCCCACGATATACCACTATTTCCGCGACAAGGACGGACTCATCGACGCGCTGCTCGAGGAGCGCTTCTCGCGGCTCTTGCAGCGCATCCGGCGCGTCGCGCTCGTCGCCGACCCGGTGGCGAACATCCGCGAGTACTCGCGCGCGTTCTTCCGCTTCGCGTCCGCCAACCCGACCTTCTACCGCGTGATGATCCGCGGCTCGAGCGACGGCGGCGAGCGCAAGATCCAGGCCGCCGAAGCGGCGCGCGAGATCATGTCGGACCAGCTGCGCGCGCTGGCGGCCGCCGGCCGGCTGTGGACGACCGACGTCGACGCCGCGCTCCAGTCACTCTGGGCGGTGCTGCACGGCGTGGTCGCGCTGCGGCTGGGCAACCCCAAGTACGGTTGGTCGAAGAATTTCAGCGAGGTTGCGCTGGAGACGGTGCTGCGCGGACTGGTCCGCCCCGCCCTGGCCCGCAACGGAAAAGGCCCGTCGTGAAGAAGACACGCATCGCACTCACTCTGTCGCTCGCCGCTGCGCTCGCGCTGGGCTGCTCGGGAAAGAAGCAGGAGAAGGCCGTCGCCGCGCCCAACGTGTCGCTGGGCGACGCGACCGCGGTAGACATCGACGACCGCATCGAGGCGACGGGCGAGCTGGTGTCTCCCAACCACGCGAAGATCGCGGCCGAGGTCGGCGGGCGAATCACTTCGCTGTACATCAACGAGGGCCAGCCCGCGCACGCCGGCGACCGCGTGCTCGAGATCGACCCCGAACGGCGCGAGCTCGATCTGCGCGCCGCGCGCGCCAGCAACGCCGAGGCGCAGGCGGGGCTCGCCGACCAGAAGCGCGCCGCCGAGCGCGCCGCGGCGCTGTTCAAGAAGAACGTCGCCTCGCAGGCGCAGCTCGACACGGCGCAGACCCAGCTCGAGCTGGCGCGCTCGCGCGCCGACGCGGCGGCCGCCCAGCTCGGCCAGTCCGAGCGCGCGCGCCGCGACGCCGAGGTGAAGGCGCCGTTCGCGGGCCTGATCGCGCAGCGCTTCGTCTCGGTGGGCGAGTTCGTGCAGCCCGGCACGCCGCTGTTCGAGCTGGTCGCGCTCGACCCGATCGAGGTCGAGTTCCGCGTGGCCGAGGTCGACTCCAGCCGCGTGCGCTCCGGACAGGTGGTCGACGTGCGCGTCGCGCCGTTCCCCGACGAGGTGTTCCAGGCCACGGTCACCCTCGTCTCGCCCATGATCGACCCGGCGTCGCGCACGCTGCGCGTGAAGGGCACGCTCGCGAACCCGGACGGCAAGCTGCGCCCCGGCCTGTTCGCGCGCGCAGACCTCGGCGTCGCGCACCGCGAGGCCGTGCTGATGATCCCCGACGAGGCCGTGCTCGAGCGCTCCGACGGCAAGGTCGTGTTCCGCATGGCCGGCCCAGACAAAGTCGAGCGGCGCGTGATCCAGACCGGCGCGCACAAGGGCGGCAAGGTCGAGGTCGTCGAGGGCCTGGCGAACGGCGACAAAGTCGTGACTCGCGGGCACACCGCGCTGGTCGACGGCGCGATCGTGGCGATCCGGAACCCCGACGGCAGCCTGACCGAGCCCGACGTGGCGAGCGGCGTCGCGCACGAGCCCGCGCGGACCGAGTGACATGACGTTCTCCGACATCGCGATCCAGCGGCCTGTCCTGACCTGGATGATGATGCTCGCGCTCGTGGTCGCGGGCGTGCTGGGAGTCACTCGGCTGGGCGTCGACCAGTATCCGCCCATGGAATTCCCGAACGTGATGGTGGTGGCCACGCTCGAGGGCGCGAACCCCGAGGCGATGGAGGAGGACGTGACCGACGTCCTCGAGGAGAACCTGAACACCATCGCCGGCGTGCGCGAGCTGCGCTCGACCTCGATCACGGGTATCTCGCAGATCGCCGTGGAGTTCCAGCTCGGCACCAACCTCGACCGCGCGATCCAGGACGTGCGCGACGAGGTGGGCAAGGCGCGGCGCAACCTGCCGCGCGAGGTCGAGCCGCC
It includes:
- a CDS encoding TetR/AcrR family transcriptional regulator; translation: MAPPSPAAQVRRPERRTQEERSASTRQRLLDATLESLVEVGYAATSTTAVCARAGLSRGAQLHHYPTKADLVIAAVAHLAKRRAAELLADVPREGPPELRLATALDAIWASFSGPLFAAALELWVASRTDAALRDNLVRFERQVGRAMSRLFGELAGSDSRDFGALLELTFHMMRGMALQRILRDDDTERRRLFELWKRLVSESLGGAKGKERRS
- a CDS encoding TetR/AcrR family transcriptional regulator, with translation MEPQLQPAALRRNRQREEARRAILDATEAILLEDGEELLSIRKLALRCGYTAPTIYHYFRDKDGLIDALLEERFSRLLQRIRRVALVADPVANIREYSRAFFRFASANPTFYRVMIRGSSDGGERKIQAAEAAREIMSDQLRALAAAGRLWTTDVDAALQSLWAVLHGVVALRLGNPKYGWSKNFSEVALETVLRGLVRPALARNGKGPS
- a CDS encoding MaoC/PaaZ C-terminal domain-containing protein; this encodes MPIDLEKARGAKLAPSTGEWGQDQVILYHLGIGAGSGPGKATDPKELSYTYEKELKVLPSYGVIPVFGAVGGMAGVPGIQINFALVLHGEQDIEIHRPIPVRAKIESQGRIAGIYDKGKAALVVVEVETKEQGGAPLFTNRFSIFARGEGGFGGDAGPKAGNEAPTRKPDAVVESPTVSHQALLYRLSGDKNPLHADPAFAKLGGFDKPILHGLCSFGIVCKAAVDQMLGGDVAKVARYQARFAGVLFPGETIETSLWREGNQILISAKCKERNAPVISNAAITLRA
- a CDS encoding pyridoxal phosphate-dependent aminotransferase, which produces MPREPKPRARTSPIRSMTVACARAGGVNLAQGVCDTPVPEIVRRAAQEAIEAGANTYTRSDGIPELRAALAQKMRRDDGLDYDPEGEIVVTSGATGAFYVAAQALLEPGDEVVLFEPYYGYHRNTLEALGVAPVYVPLAEPDYALDLAALESRLTPRTRALVINTPGNPSGRVWTRAELLAVGELARARDLWLFTDEVYEHFVFDGRRHVSPASLPGLRERTITMNALSKTFAITGWRIGWLAAPRALCEAFAHLHDLVYVCAPAPLQRGCAVGLGKLDPEYYAAIGVEYQRKRDQLCAALADAGLTPNVPGGSYFALADLSRLPGADGDARAMALLERAGVACVPGTAFWRGEAGERVGRFCFGKTDADLDLACRRLRNMQV
- a CDS encoding SDR family oxidoreductase, which codes for MSDIRFDGRVAVITGAGGGLGKTYALELARRGAHVVANDLGGAADGSGKSHSMADQTVDEIKAAGGQAVANYDSVATPQGGEGIIQTALDKFGRVDIVINNAGILRDKSFAKLEPADLEIVLDVHLKGAFYVSQPAFRAMKEQNYGRFLFTASAAGIFGNFGQTNYGAAKMGLVGLSNVLAVEGAKSNIKSNVIAPIAKTRLTENLLGPMASNLEPTTVTPLACYLVSEACELSHEVFSVGGGRFARVFVGLTPGWFAGKGKSVTLEDVRDHLGQIMDEKNYIVPKSIGDEMRVIAKDLMG
- a CDS encoding efflux RND transporter periplasmic adaptor subunit is translated as MKKTRIALTLSLAAALALGCSGKKQEKAVAAPNVSLGDATAVDIDDRIEATGELVSPNHAKIAAEVGGRITSLYINEGQPAHAGDRVLEIDPERRELDLRAARASNAEAQAGLADQKRAAERAAALFKKNVASQAQLDTAQTQLELARSRADAAAAQLGQSERARRDAEVKAPFAGLIAQRFVSVGEFVQPGTPLFELVALDPIEVEFRVAEVDSSRVRSGQVVDVRVAPFPDEVFQATVTLVSPMIDPASRTLRVKGTLANPDGKLRPGLFARADLGVAHREAVLMIPDEAVLERSDGKVVFRMAGPDKVERRVIQTGAHKGGKVEVVEGLANGDKVVTRGHTALVDGAIVAIRNPDGSLTEPDVASGVAHEPARTE
- a CDS encoding lipid-transfer protein; the protein is MGRKVFVVGVGMTKFEKPGSKEWDYPDMGREAGQKALADAGIPFSEVEQAAVGYCYGDSTCGERAFYELGLSGIPIYNVNNNCSTGSTALFMAKQFIEGGLAECAMALGFEKMEKGSLGIKYTDRTTPMDKHFKLMVAERGFAKAPGAPQMFGNAGLEHMERYGTTAEQFAKIGWKNHKHSVNNPYSQFQDEYTLAQILEAPTVYGPLTKLQCCPTSDGGAAAVLASEDFVKKHKLESKAVEIVGMAMATDLPSTFDEKSMIKLVGFDLTQKAAGKVYQQSGLGPENVDVVELHDCFSCNELITYEGLGLCPVGKGGEFVDSGANTYGGKVVVNPSGGLISKGHPLGATGLAQCSELTWQLRGQADKRQVAGAKVALQHNLGLGGAAVVAMYRKAQFS
- a CDS encoding MATE family efflux transporter, which codes for MSETQPDSELEAPYEPELGAALPSEAIALEAGAPTREELRRRADRDIVRLAWPAVVSQLLATTVSSVDVFMLGRLGTEAVAAAGYTSQYYQLAQGALFGLSAACVALMARAIGAGDPARARHAFAASLSLAFVGAVAIATAGLAFPRDAMHLLGAAPQVVELAVPYFRLTMSSSVLFALALTMESGFRASRNTALPLSIAAGVTVVKLGLNGLLIFGVFGLPQLGLTGAGIATLASQAAGLTLFLAMTRRRGRPESPALRITRADFSGVRALLAETARVSWPAAGERLLINFALFIYYRVLSSYGTPAIAAYTIGVRILAFSWIAPTGISIAASTLVGQALGARDVRVAARAGWRAARLSLIAALPLFIVFILLRDRFAHFFTHDPAVIEPLEPFMVWLGVAQPFLSLHFTLSGALRGAGDTKTPLWSAIFGNWIFRVPLALLVANVLHLPVVWVWGTVVFDHVTRAVWLTWSFRRERWAGNLGART